A single region of the Serinus canaria isolate serCan28SL12 chromosome 1, serCan2020, whole genome shotgun sequence genome encodes:
- the ZBED1 gene encoding E3 SUMO-protein ligase ZBED1 gives MENKSLEGSPSDLKLVAHPRAKSKVWKYFGFDTNAEGCILQWKKIYCRICMAQIAYSGNTSNLSYHLEKNHPDEFCEFVKSNTEQMREAFATAFSKIKPESSQQVVQDSLIMKTYQNYENKKHQELTSAVISLICEGMYPASIVDEPTFKALLRTADPRYELPSRKYFCTKAIPEKYSAIREIVLKELTEVLWCGISTDMWRSENQNRSYVTVAVHFLSSSPANCLAVNSRCLKTFEVPEDNTAETITRVLYETFIEWGINTKVFGATTDYSKDIVKACSLLDIPVQMPCLGHTFNAGIQQAFQLPKLCNLLARCRKLVEYFQQSTVAMYMLSEKQKQQNILHCMLVSDRVSWWGSTLAMLQRLKEQQFVIAAVLVEDSNNHHLMLESSEWNTIEGLVELLQPFKQVAEMMSASKYPTISMVKPLLHMLLNTTLNIKENDLKEISMAKEVIAKELSTTYQHTPEIDMFLNVATFLDPRYKKLPFLSAFERQQVENRVVEEAKSLLEKVKENSFRTEEKFFTVSEEPPMKKIIISSTPPPTSVINNMLAEIFCQTGGVEDQEEWHAQIVEELSNFKSQKVLGLNEDPLKWWSDRLALFPVLPKVLQKYWCILATRVFPERLFGSSANVVSAKRNRLAPAHVDEQIFLYENSRNGSEAEPEDEDEGEWGLEQEQIFNLNDSVNINNSFFNIRDSGFV, from the coding sequence ATGGAGAATAAAAGTTTAGAAGGTTCCCCATCAGACCTAAAGTTAGTGGCTCACCCAAGAGCAAAGAGTAAAGTGTGGAAGTACTTTGGGTTTGATACCAATGCAGAAGGATGCATATTACAGTGGAAGAAGATCTACTGCCGTATTTGCATGGCACAGATTGCCTATTCAGGAAACACGTCCAACCTTTCCTACCACCTTGAGAAAAATCACCCCGATGAATTCTGTGAGTTTGTGAAAAGCAACACTGAGCAAATGAGGGAAGCCTTTGccacagcattttcaaaaatcaaGCCAGAGTCATCACAGCAGGTTGTTCAAGATAGCCTCATCATGAAGACCTACCAGAACTACgaaaacaaaaaacatcagGAACTGACATCTGCAGTCATCAGCTTAATTTGCGAGGGCATGTATCCAGCCTCCATCGTCGATGAACCTACCTTCAAGGCCCTCTTGAGAACAGCGGACCCCAGGTATGAACTTCCGAGCCGGAAGTACTTCTGTACAAAAGCAATTCCTGAAAAGTACAGTGCTATTAGAGAAATTGTGCTGAAAGAGCTCACTGAGGTTCTCTGGTGTGGCATATCCACGGACATGTGGAGGAGTGAAAACCAGAACAGGTCGTATGTAACTGTGGCAGTTCACTTTCTCAGCAGCAGTCCTGCCAACTGCCTGGCTGTGAACTCACGGTGTTTGAAAACATTCGAAGTACCGGAGGATAATACTGCAGAGACCATTACACGAGTCCTTTATGAAACATTCATTGAGTGGGGGATCAATACAAAAGTCTTTGGTGCTACAACAGATTACAGTAAGGACATTGTAAAAGCTTGCTCTCTCTTAGATATTCCCGTACAGATGCCTTGTTTGGGGCACACTTTTAACGCAGGAATACAACAAGCTTTTCAGCTCCCCAAACTCTGCAACCTTCTTGCCAGGTGCCGAAAGCTGGTGGAGTATTTTCAGCAGTCTACGGTCGCAATGTACATGCTGagtgaaaagcagaagcagcagaataTTCTCCACTGCATGCTGGTAAGCGACCGTGTTTCCTGGTGGGGAAGCACGCTCGCTATGCTGCAGCGCCTCAAGGAGCAGCAGTTTGTCATTGCGGCTGTTCTCGTGGAGGACAGCAACAACCACCACCTCATGCTGGAATCCAGTGAGTGGAATACAATCGAAGGGCtggtggagctgctccagcctttcaAGCAGGTTGCAGAGATGATGTCTGCTTCAAAGTACCCGACGATAAGTATGGTAAAGCCACTTCTCCACATGCTTCTAAATACCACTCTGAACATCAAAGAGAACGATTTGAAAGAAATCAGCATGGCAAAGGAGGTGATTGCTAAAGAGTTGTCAACCACCTACCAGCACACACCTGAGATAGACATGTTTCTCAATGTTGCAACTTTCTTGGATCCTCGCTACAAGaaactgccttttctttcaGCCTTTGAGAGGCAGCAGGTAGAAAACAGAGTGGTGGAAGAAGCAAAAAGCCTGCTggagaaagtaaaagaaaatagttttagaACTGAggagaaattcttcactgtttCAGAAGAGCCCCctatgaaaaaaatcatcatctCCTCTACTCCTCCTCCTACCAGTGTCATCAACAACATGCTTGCAGAGATCTTTTGCCAGACAGGAGGCGTGGAAGATCAGGAGGAATGGCATGCTCAGATTGTTGAGGAGTTGAGCAACTTCAAGTCACAAAAAGTCCTTGGTTTGAATGAAGACCCATTGAAGTGGTGGTCTGACAGACTAGCACTGTTTCCAGTTTTACCAAAGGTTCTTCAAAAATACTGGTGTATTCTGGCCACAAGGGTCTTCCCTGAACGCCTTTTTGGCTCTTCTGCTAATGTTGTGAGTGCAAAGAGAAACCGGTTAGCCCCGGCTCACGTGGATGAGCAGATCTTTTTGTATGAAAACAGTCGTAACGGGTCTGAGGCAGAGCCGGAGGACGAAGATGAAGGAGAGTGGGGTTTGGAACAGGAACAGATTTTTAACTTAAATGACTCGGTAAACATAAACAATAGTTTCTTTAATATTCGAGACAGTGGGTTTGTTTAA